In Paenibacillus sp. 1781tsa1, one DNA window encodes the following:
- a CDS encoding NUDIX hydrolase → MDTKWLEWAKQIQAISQTGLTYAKDLYDIERYEELRRISVDILSNYTSVNKEKISLTFASDSGYATPKVDIRGVVFRENKVLLVRENIDGAWALPGGWSDIGLSPSEVAVKEIKEESGFDVAPMRLLAVLDKKFHGHPPEPYHVYKMFIRCDIVGGHAETGVETSAVDFFAIDALPELSLERNTLEQIKIMFEFLEQPDKEVILD, encoded by the coding sequence ATGGACACAAAATGGCTAGAATGGGCAAAACAGATCCAAGCTATCTCACAAACAGGTTTAACCTATGCCAAGGATCTTTATGATATCGAGCGTTATGAGGAATTGAGACGCATTAGTGTTGATATCCTAAGCAACTATACTTCTGTTAACAAAGAGAAAATATCACTGACATTTGCAAGTGATTCTGGTTACGCAACGCCTAAAGTCGATATTCGCGGTGTTGTTTTCAGGGAAAACAAAGTGCTTTTGGTTCGAGAGAACATAGATGGGGCATGGGCATTACCCGGGGGATGGAGTGACATCGGCCTCTCACCATCAGAAGTAGCCGTAAAAGAAATTAAAGAAGAATCCGGTTTTGATGTTGCGCCGATGCGGTTGTTAGCCGTATTGGACAAAAAATTCCATGGACACCCACCTGAGCCTTATCACGTATATAAAATGTTTATCCGCTGTGACATTGTGGGAGGGCATGCGGAAACAGGCGTAGAAACCAGCGCAGTTGATTTTTTTGCTATCGATGCTTTACCTGAACTATCATTGGAACGAAATACGCTGGAACAAATTAAAATCATGTTCGAATTCCTCGAACAACCAGATAAAGAAGTCATTCTGGATTAA